A genomic stretch from Halobellus sp. LT62 includes:
- a CDS encoding DUF1931 family protein → MADLIVKAAVKEALQDKNVASDFYDALDEEVNELLEDAARRAEDNDRKTVQPRDL, encoded by the coding sequence ATGGCAGACCTTATTGTCAAAGCAGCCGTCAAGGAAGCGCTCCAAGACAAGAACGTGGCCTCTGACTTCTACGATGCACTCGACGAAGAAGTGAACGAACTGCTCGAAGACGCTGCCCGTCGCGCGGAAGATAACGACCGCAAGACGGTTCAGCCCCGCGACCTGTAA